A genome region from Candidatus Melainabacteria bacterium includes the following:
- a CDS encoding glycine dehydrogenase subunit 2 gives MEHEMEKLIYEKSRKGRSSTILPQVNVPEKSLTDFLPAKYIRKVPAALPEVSELDTMRHFVRLSKLNHCIESGFYPLGSCTMKYNPKVNDAMAALEGFRELHPYQPEDQIQGALELIWNLQEKIAAIVGLPAVTLQPAAGAHGEMTGLLLIKAYFEAQGEHKRRKVIVPDTAHGTNPATAALCGFEVVEIKSNERGLVDIDALKAVVGPDTAAIMLTNPNTLGLFEEEIQTVQKLVHEAGGLLYYDGANLNAIMGLVRPGDMGFDVCHLNLHKTFSTPHGGGGPGGCAVAARAKLEPFLPKPVVRREQERFTLDWNRPQSIGKVKGFYGNFGILVRAYTYIMAHGRDGLCQVSRDAILSANYLKEKLKRNFVVAYGQPCMHEFVLSGSMQKERGVATTNIAKRMLDYGVHAPTVYFPLVVPEAMMIEPTETESKETLDEFVEIMLKIDEETKNEPELVKSAPHKTPVGRLDEALAARKPNLSWQPDKN, from the coding sequence CTGGAGCATGAGATGGAAAAACTGATTTATGAAAAATCCCGAAAAGGAAGAAGCAGCACGATTCTTCCCCAGGTGAACGTTCCAGAGAAATCGTTGACTGACTTCTTGCCTGCCAAATACATTCGCAAAGTTCCGGCTGCCCTGCCCGAAGTCAGTGAATTGGATACGATGCGCCACTTCGTTCGACTTTCCAAACTTAACCACTGCATCGAGAGTGGCTTTTATCCGCTCGGCTCATGCACGATGAAGTACAACCCGAAAGTAAATGATGCCATGGCTGCCCTGGAAGGATTTCGCGAGTTGCATCCCTATCAGCCTGAAGATCAAATTCAAGGCGCGCTTGAATTGATCTGGAACTTGCAAGAGAAAATCGCGGCAATCGTCGGCTTGCCGGCTGTGACGCTGCAGCCTGCTGCCGGTGCTCACGGTGAGATGACCGGACTTCTGCTCATCAAAGCTTACTTCGAAGCTCAAGGTGAACATAAGCGCCGCAAGGTGATTGTTCCCGATACCGCCCATGGTACCAACCCGGCGACGGCGGCATTGTGTGGTTTTGAAGTCGTCGAGATCAAATCAAACGAGCGCGGACTGGTCGATATAGATGCTCTTAAAGCTGTGGTCGGACCTGATACAGCGGCCATCATGCTCACCAATCCGAACACGCTCGGCTTGTTTGAAGAAGAGATTCAAACCGTTCAAAAGCTGGTACACGAAGCGGGCGGACTTCTCTATTACGACGGCGCTAATCTGAACGCCATCATGGGTCTGGTCAGACCAGGCGACATGGGCTTCGACGTCTGCCACTTGAATTTGCACAAGACCTTTTCCACTCCGCACGGCGGCGGTGGTCCCGGAGGTTGCGCAGTAGCTGCTCGGGCCAAGCTGGAACCATTCTTGCCGAAGCCTGTCGTACGTCGCGAGCAGGAACGGTTCACGCTCGATTGGAACCGCCCTCAATCAATCGGTAAGGTGAAGGGCTTCTACGGTAACTTTGGCATCCTTGTGCGGGCTTACACATACATCATGGCGCACGGACGGGATGGACTCTGTCAGGTGTCGCGCGATGCGATTCTGAGCGCCAACTATCTCAAGGAAAAGTTGAAGAGAAACTTCGTCGTTGCTTACGGCCAACCTTGTATGCATGAGTTCGTGCTCTCCGGCAGTATGCAGAAGGAACGTGGCGTGGCTACCACCAACATTGCTAAACGCATGCTCGATTACGGTGTGCATGCACCGACCGTCTACTTCCCTCTGGTAGTGCCGGAAGCAATGATGATTGAGCCGACTGAGACCGAGTCGAAAGAGACTCTCGATGAGTTTGTTGAGATCATGCTCAAGATCGACGAAGAGACCAAGAATGAACCTGAACTCGTCAAATCGGCACCACATAAGACACCAGTGGGAAGATTGGACGAAGCTCTTGCTGCACGCAAACCTAACTTGAGCTGGCAGCCTGACAAAAACTGA
- a CDS encoding HAD family hydrolase — protein MNKQPVVFLDRDGTLNVEVGYIRNLDDLVLIDGAAEAVRKLNQAGIAAILVTNQTGAARGYYAESHIHALNARLLRLLEENNAHLDHVYYCPHLEEGTVEPFNRACDCRKPAVGMVEQAYAEHPELDKTRSFVIGDKATDVELAQNCGARGILVTTGYGEAVLKGEYQHVVKPDYQAPSIVEAVDWILNQVKVVH, from the coding sequence ATGAACAAGCAGCCTGTTGTATTTCTAGATCGCGATGGCACTCTCAATGTTGAAGTTGGTTACATTCGCAATTTGGACGACCTTGTCCTCATTGATGGCGCCGCCGAGGCTGTTCGCAAGCTCAATCAAGCAGGCATTGCCGCTATTTTGGTTACCAATCAAACCGGCGCTGCGCGCGGATACTATGCTGAGTCTCATATTCATGCACTGAACGCGCGCCTCTTGAGATTGCTTGAAGAGAATAATGCCCATCTCGACCACGTTTATTACTGCCCGCATTTAGAAGAAGGTACGGTCGAACCGTTCAATCGTGCCTGTGACTGCAGAAAGCCCGCTGTCGGCATGGTCGAACAGGCTTACGCTGAACATCCGGAGCTGGATAAAACCAGATCTTTTGTGATCGGAGACAAGGCGACAGATGTTGAACTTGCTCAAAACTGCGGCGCCAGGGGCATCCTCGTTACAACAGGATATGGAGAAGCCGTACTGAAGGGCGAGTATCAGCATGTCGTCAAACCCGATTATCAGGCTCCATCAATTGTCGAGGCTGTTGACTGGATTTTGAACCAGGTAAAAGTTGTGCACTAG
- a CDS encoding BlaI/MecI/CopY family transcriptional regulator, with the protein MRLHDDNASFRFNQAGLRKFLGDLECEIMELVWKKAAPTVTVREIYDVLRHERQIAYTTVMTTMVRLAEKGMLRIVDKAGLANCYAPAESREEFLQNAVSRVLDIFIKDFPEEANHFLDEYANRAKKQPSRKR; encoded by the coding sequence ATGAGACTACACGACGATAATGCCTCGTTCCGCTTCAATCAAGCTGGGCTTCGTAAATTTCTCGGCGACCTTGAGTGCGAGATTATGGAACTGGTTTGGAAAAAAGCGGCGCCAACTGTAACTGTTCGCGAAATTTACGACGTTTTGCGCCACGAGCGCCAAATCGCCTACACGACAGTGATGACAACAATGGTCCGGCTGGCTGAAAAGGGCATGCTGCGCATCGTAGACAAGGCAGGATTGGCTAATTGCTATGCGCCTGCGGAGTCGAGAGAAGAGTTTCTTCAAAACGCAGTCTCCCGTGTCCTGGATATCTTCATCAAAGATTTTCCAGAGGAAGCCAATCACTTCCTCGATGAATACGCCAACCGTGCCAAGAAGCAACCATCGCGCAAGCGCTG
- a CDS encoding PAS domain S-box protein — MQALGTKSEDIYSCLVEHSADGMVVSDAAGIITACNPAFVKLLGRGEKEIVGRKLTSIIDENVERHDHAHPMSDTAGGGKANSSENDPFAPHTKTVVCKNGNLTLPVSHIPIKPKDGKTESTLTIVYIIQANTVQQAQTEFVSTVSHELRTPLTSIKGFADTILRAGDRLDLSQQRRYVGIIKDQADRLTRLVEDLLAVSRLESKRMQLTIRAIDLNGAIQRVYRNLSDKAKDHRIVIKVPAGLPPVWADADRLEQILTNLIDNAIKYSPPKTTVTVTALDNSEMVEFSVSDQGVGIPQEHLGQIFTKFSRLDNPLVRQTEGTGLGLYITRSLVLALGGQIKVASSGTGTVFTVLLPAATLEEQAARGRD; from the coding sequence TTGCAAGCATTAGGCACAAAGTCGGAAGACATCTACAGTTGCCTCGTGGAACATTCCGCAGACGGCATGGTCGTGAGCGATGCAGCGGGCATTATTACAGCCTGCAATCCGGCATTTGTTAAGCTGCTCGGTAGAGGCGAAAAGGAAATTGTCGGGCGCAAGCTCACATCTATCATCGACGAAAATGTCGAACGACACGATCATGCCCACCCCATGTCCGACACCGCGGGTGGTGGCAAAGCGAACAGCAGTGAAAACGATCCCTTCGCACCACACACCAAAACAGTCGTGTGCAAAAACGGCAATTTGACGCTGCCGGTCAGCCACATTCCAATCAAACCCAAAGACGGCAAGACGGAAAGTACCCTGACAATCGTCTACATCATCCAGGCTAACACCGTCCAACAAGCTCAAACGGAATTCGTGAGCACTGTAAGCCATGAATTGCGTACGCCTTTAACAAGTATCAAGGGCTTCGCAGATACCATTTTGCGTGCCGGCGACAGGCTCGACTTGAGCCAGCAACGCCGCTATGTGGGCATCATCAAAGATCAGGCCGATCGACTGACCAGATTAGTGGAAGACCTGCTGGCAGTTTCAAGATTAGAATCAAAAAGAATGCAGCTCACCATCAGAGCTATCGACTTGAACGGCGCCATTCAACGCGTCTATCGCAATCTCTCCGACAAAGCAAAAGATCATCGCATCGTCATCAAAGTACCGGCAGGTCTGCCTCCGGTTTGGGCCGATGCAGATCGTCTGGAGCAGATTCTCACAAATTTGATTGATAACGCAATTAAGTACTCGCCTCCCAAAACGACTGTAACCGTGACGGCTCTGGACAATTCAGAGATGGTGGAATTTTCGGTAAGCGACCAGGGAGTGGGCATACCACAGGAACATCTGGGACAGATCTTCACGAAATTCAGTCGCCTGGACAATCCACTGGTAAGGCAAACTGAAGGCACGGGATTGGGACTCTATATAACTCGCTCACTGGTGCTCGCACTGGGCGGTCAAATCAAAGTCGCCAGTTCCGGCACCGGCACCGTTTTCACCGTACTACTTCCAGCTGCGACATTAGAAGAGCAGGCTGCCAGAGGGCGCGACTGA
- a CDS encoding (Fe-S)-binding protein — MSEPCSPQSQPQQRLIDKELLDACIHCGLCLPACPTYLATGREMESPRGRIYLLNQWNEGTLPLQSRLAEHIDSCLGCLGCQTACPSGVKYENILDQARPHLAARKPGILRFGMRFGFSNLLPDYPRLHFVAGVMRQWQRLKGGELLRRLAGVKPNQPIATSEPLQQNPVQKLFYRLWQLNALLPEIPSFKPLPKKSWQAGEKKGTVQLFAGCVMDVFYNSVNHASIDLLKAQGCIVEVPEQTCCGALAAHAGETDVMLSLARRNIRSLEVTEGPIVVTSAGCGAMMKQYAEFLHDDEEYAARASAVSQRIVDVTEELAKNDFKHNDRCGAELPDLKIAYHAACHLAHAQGIREAPQKLLLDFAAAVNSVTPNKIELIPLREAEHCCGSAGIYNLLHTELSMEVLNRKMDLIKESGADTVVTTNPGCMLQIKAGVNQRRVPVQVTHLCELLRDAYCGEVE, encoded by the coding sequence ATGTCCGAACCTTGCAGCCCGCAATCTCAGCCGCAGCAGCGGCTCATCGATAAAGAACTTTTGGATGCTTGCATCCATTGCGGACTGTGCTTGCCCGCTTGCCCCACATATCTGGCTACCGGTCGCGAGATGGAATCGCCGCGTGGGCGAATTTACCTGCTCAATCAGTGGAACGAGGGCACTCTGCCTTTGCAATCACGTCTTGCCGAGCATATCGATTCCTGCCTTGGTTGTCTCGGTTGCCAGACCGCTTGCCCTTCCGGAGTCAAGTACGAAAATATCCTGGATCAGGCTCGACCACATCTGGCGGCGCGAAAGCCCGGAATTCTGCGCTTCGGTATGCGTTTTGGCTTTTCCAACCTCTTGCCTGATTACCCCAGACTGCATTTTGTAGCCGGTGTAATGCGCCAGTGGCAGCGGCTCAAAGGCGGTGAGCTATTGAGAAGACTGGCCGGTGTAAAACCGAATCAGCCTATTGCCACTTCTGAACCGCTCCAGCAAAACCCCGTCCAGAAGCTTTTCTACAGGCTGTGGCAGTTGAATGCGTTGTTGCCTGAGATTCCGTCGTTCAAACCACTGCCAAAAAAGTCGTGGCAGGCAGGCGAGAAGAAAGGCACCGTTCAGTTGTTTGCCGGATGTGTGATGGATGTTTTCTATAATTCGGTCAACCATGCCTCTATAGACTTGTTGAAGGCGCAGGGTTGCATCGTGGAAGTGCCCGAACAAACCTGTTGTGGTGCGCTTGCTGCTCACGCCGGTGAGACTGATGTGATGCTTTCGCTGGCCAGGAGAAACATAAGATCTCTGGAGGTGACCGAAGGTCCAATTGTCGTGACCTCAGCCGGTTGCGGGGCGATGATGAAGCAATATGCAGAGTTTTTGCATGACGATGAAGAATATGCGGCTCGAGCCTCCGCTGTTTCGCAACGAATCGTCGATGTCACCGAGGAACTGGCGAAAAACGACTTTAAGCACAACGACCGTTGTGGAGCCGAACTGCCTGACTTGAAGATTGCTTACCATGCTGCTTGCCATCTCGCTCATGCTCAGGGCATTCGAGAAGCCCCCCAGAAACTGCTTCTGGATTTTGCCGCTGCGGTCAACTCGGTTACACCAAATAAGATTGAACTTATTCCATTGAGAGAAGCAGAACACTGCTGCGGTAGTGCCGGTATATACAATCTGCTCCACACTGAACTGAGCATGGAAGTTTTGAACCGCAAAATGGACTTAATCAAGGAGAGCGGTGCCGATACTGTGGTGACGACAAATCCCGGTTGCATGCTGCAAATCAAGGCGGGCGTCAATCAACGTCGAGTGCCTGTGCAGGTCACGCATCTGTGCGAGTTGCTGCGCGATGCCTATTGTGGTGAAGTTGAGTGA
- a CDS encoding Mini-ribonuclease 3 — MEGQIEQQLLWLSGQALEPSHIKDVSLRSLAHLGDAVFHLYEREREVTRTSSARQMHKRARVKATQQAELLQLLLPSLTETESDLVRRARNLKATGFRKVDQNSYRHATAFEALLGYLYLTDFARLKEILQITAEPQI, encoded by the coding sequence ATCGAAGGACAAATAGAGCAGCAGCTACTCTGGCTTTCCGGTCAGGCACTCGAACCATCTCACATCAAAGATGTTTCGCTGCGTTCTCTTGCACACCTCGGAGATGCGGTTTTTCACCTTTATGAGCGGGAGCGAGAAGTAACTCGCACGAGTTCAGCCCGCCAGATGCATAAACGCGCTCGTGTGAAAGCCACTCAGCAAGCCGAACTTCTTCAGCTCTTGCTGCCTTCTCTGACCGAAACTGAATCAGACCTGGTACGTCGGGCAAGAAATCTGAAAGCCACCGGCTTCAGAAAAGTCGACCAGAATTCATATCGACACGCTACCGCCTTCGAAGCGCTGCTCGGCTACCTTTATCTGACCGATTTCGCCCGTCTCAAAGAAATATTGCAGATTACTGCAGAACCGCAAATTTAA
- a CDS encoding response regulator, which produces MMLPTPQILVIHQPRQAADYASVLEKTGARVSAVTSFEEANELLSFLHPDLIILAAHMPEGDGRLYCQQIRATLVHPRPVLVLLHESTDVNERISAFRYGADDVLGDPIDKNELAIRVLAHLRRRQEEFLNPLTQLPGQNLIRRMLEQSLVSDRPWSAMSCDLNKIRVYNETYGDLAGDQLIKALGAILSHVADDNDFVGHIEADDFLMVSHGEHLERKAKKICDQFDEISRRFYPRGDIERGYLISTGRGGIRRRVPLISIAIGIVSSTKRRFQSYVDVLTTSRDYRYAAKRKTGSAWVSDKEVIEPAPNVKRSQHHPDSDKLPSILVVEPDGAMACLLQETLSLEGYAVEVTSSADDALEIARERHPDLVLLESHLSDRQMDGWELCRVLKEDRDLCNIWIVMATSHPDQSAALEAGADLYLPKPFDMPALLSEVSYLLRSGISA; this is translated from the coding sequence ATGATGTTGCCCACGCCCCAGATTCTGGTCATTCATCAGCCTCGCCAGGCTGCAGATTACGCATCGGTTCTGGAAAAGACGGGCGCCCGCGTCAGCGCCGTCACTTCGTTTGAAGAAGCAAACGAGTTGCTGTCATTTCTTCACCCCGATTTGATTATCCTGGCGGCGCACATGCCGGAAGGGGACGGGCGACTCTACTGTCAGCAAATTCGTGCCACGCTGGTTCACCCGAGACCCGTGCTTGTTTTGCTGCATGAATCCACTGACGTCAACGAGCGTATCAGCGCCTTCCGCTACGGTGCCGACGACGTGCTCGGTGATCCGATCGACAAGAATGAACTGGCGATCCGGGTGCTGGCGCACTTGCGCCGCCGCCAGGAAGAATTCCTCAATCCATTGACGCAACTGCCCGGACAGAACCTGATCAGACGCATGCTGGAACAGAGCCTGGTCTCAGACAGACCGTGGTCGGCAATGTCTTGCGACTTGAACAAGATTCGTGTTTATAACGAAACATACGGTGACCTGGCTGGTGACCAGCTGATTAAGGCGCTGGGCGCCATTCTCTCTCACGTCGCCGATGACAATGATTTTGTTGGGCACATTGAAGCGGATGATTTCCTCATGGTCAGTCACGGGGAGCATCTGGAGCGCAAAGCAAAGAAAATTTGCGACCAGTTCGACGAAATCAGCCGCCGTTTCTACCCTCGCGGCGACATCGAGCGAGGCTATTTGATTTCGACGGGGCGCGGCGGTATTCGCAGACGCGTACCCCTTATATCCATTGCTATTGGTATCGTATCCAGTACCAAGCGGAGATTCCAGAGCTACGTCGACGTGCTTACGACCTCACGAGACTATCGTTATGCCGCCAAGCGAAAAACAGGCTCAGCCTGGGTGAGTGATAAGGAAGTTATAGAGCCGGCACCGAACGTAAAGCGCTCCCAACACCATCCCGACTCAGACAAACTGCCGAGCATTCTGGTTGTAGAACCAGACGGCGCCATGGCCTGTTTACTCCAGGAGACCCTGTCGCTGGAAGGTTACGCAGTCGAGGTAACGAGTTCCGCAGACGACGCTCTCGAAATCGCCAGAGAACGGCATCCCGACCTGGTGCTGCTCGAATCACATCTGTCGGACCGACAGATGGACGGTTGGGAGCTATGTCGTGTCCTCAAAGAAGACCGCGACCTGTGCAATATATGGATAGTAATGGCAACCTCTCACCCAGATCAGTCAGCCGCGCTGGAAGCGGGAGCTGACCTTTATTTGCCCAAACCTTTCGATATGCCGGCTTTGTTGTCTGAAGTGAGCTACCTGCTGCGCTCGGGCATCAGCGCTTAA
- a CDS encoding glycosyltransferase yields the protein MRSVRTGWKFTFPSAPHIMSILSATYKQRQKVLGYPVDTVDEALALEIIDEAWNNKRGLHVVTLNAEMVVASQQDQALDRIIRHAHLIVPDGSGVVWALRLQGHGADRLPGIELANAALGLAARKGSRVALLGGKTEVLEKIKATLPTMHPGLNIVASHNGYFSLDDEDQLVDQFADAKPDLMLVALGVPKQEYFIDRWSHAFPNTVMIGVGGSFDVWAGNVKRAPAAFRKMHLEWFYRLMAEPWRFKRMSAALPSFAMQVLQELAQNKLTEKKHGEKVRSERQPKPHDKSKERSKDK from the coding sequence ATGCGATCAGTGCGGACCGGATGGAAGTTCACATTCCCATCGGCACCGCATATAATGTCCATATTGTCAGCCACATATAAACAACGTCAAAAAGTCCTTGGTTACCCCGTCGACACGGTCGATGAGGCGCTGGCACTCGAGATTATTGATGAAGCCTGGAATAACAAGCGCGGGCTGCACGTCGTCACCCTCAATGCCGAGATGGTGGTCGCCTCGCAGCAAGATCAAGCCCTTGACAGAATCATCAGACATGCCCATTTGATTGTGCCGGACGGTTCAGGCGTGGTCTGGGCTCTCAGACTACAAGGTCATGGCGCTGACCGTCTTCCAGGCATCGAACTGGCTAATGCAGCGCTTGGACTGGCAGCAAGAAAAGGCTCTAGAGTAGCGCTTCTGGGCGGCAAGACAGAAGTTCTGGAAAAAATCAAAGCGACGCTGCCGACAATGCACCCTGGTTTGAACATAGTCGCCAGTCACAACGGTTACTTCTCGCTTGATGATGAAGACCAGCTCGTCGATCAATTCGCAGATGCGAAGCCTGACTTGATGCTGGTGGCACTCGGTGTTCCCAAGCAGGAATACTTCATCGACCGCTGGAGCCATGCATTTCCAAACACCGTCATGATTGGTGTGGGCGGCAGTTTCGATGTCTGGGCGGGGAACGTCAAACGAGCTCCCGCAGCATTTCGAAAAATGCATCTGGAATGGTTCTATCGTTTGATGGCTGAACCATGGCGCTTTAAGCGCATGAGTGCGGCGTTACCGTCATTTGCCATGCAAGTCTTGCAAGAACTGGCGCAAAACAAGCTTACTGAGAAGAAGCATGGTGAGAAAGTCCGCTCCGAGCGGCAACCGAAACCCCACGACAAGTCGAAAGAACGATCGAAGGACAAATAG
- a CDS encoding ribonuclease D — protein MKHRKPELFEHDLPEERLNHYLKKQCIAVDTETRGLIIPRDRLCLVQICDDEGLVTFVRFQHLSDLPRDNSNLKKLMEAENVMKLFHFARFDVAVMKHYLNATVNPIWCTKIASKLVRTYTDRHSLKDLTRELLGLEMDKTDQSSDWAKPDLTDSQLEYAANDVRNLHALQSKLRYLLEREDRMHLAERLFQALPIVCEMDLRGWKDIFEH, from the coding sequence GTGAAGCATCGAAAGCCCGAATTGTTCGAACATGATCTGCCTGAAGAGCGGCTCAATCACTATTTGAAGAAACAGTGCATTGCCGTCGATACGGAAACTCGCGGTTTGATTATTCCGCGCGATCGCTTGTGCCTGGTGCAAATTTGTGATGACGAAGGTCTGGTCACTTTTGTGAGATTCCAGCATCTGAGTGACTTGCCTCGCGATAATTCAAACTTGAAGAAGTTGATGGAAGCCGAAAATGTGATGAAGCTTTTCCACTTTGCTCGCTTCGATGTTGCCGTCATGAAGCACTACCTCAACGCTACAGTCAATCCGATCTGGTGCACGAAGATTGCTTCCAAGTTGGTGCGCACCTATACCGACAGGCACAGCTTGAAAGATTTGACTCGAGAATTGCTGGGTCTGGAGATGGATAAAACGGACCAATCGAGCGATTGGGCCAAACCTGATTTGACCGATTCGCAATTGGAATATGCAGCCAACGATGTGCGCAACTTGCATGCACTGCAATCCAAGCTGCGTTATTTGTTGGAGCGTGAAGATCGCATGCATCTGGCTGAACGCCTGTTTCAGGCTCTGCCAATCGTGTGTGAGATGGATTTGCGCGGCTGGAAAGATATATTCGAACACTAA
- a CDS encoding FAD-binding oxidoreductase translates to MQSGSVGLSQKLSKAIDGASVVATSASGEAGRWTQMSISHARGLAEVLKASASTAAAVLTGPARTVPASRLDDREFVFVDLSSMNRILHHEPQDQVISVETGITLHELNAYLTPFGQWFPVSAQPQTSLLDLINRGDGGPLEHGFGAVRDLVLGLDAITGSGIEIKTGGIVVKNVTGYDTTKLIVGSHGTLALPYAAHLRLYARPEKTAAVIFHGASAQDLLLLAGDLIGADLSLVCCELLDLSIVREPAVLSDGTAKLAQRWNKFGLIVRVAGHDELIKELIPQIRAFKREGTTNSELSFDDAEALLQICAAPAFPRLELSASVSEFSLLLADWLRAAPDQTFQYRVSTGRVLLYARDLTRLYELNDSLRSFLLRKSAPHTVAMAASELEYEIEYLGADIKKISQIKASLKERFDPSGCLNPLAVL, encoded by the coding sequence ATGCAATCAGGCTCGGTAGGTTTATCTCAAAAACTTTCAAAAGCCATTGATGGTGCTTCTGTGGTGGCAACTTCGGCTTCAGGTGAAGCCGGACGTTGGACTCAAATGTCCATCTCTCACGCCCGTGGACTGGCGGAGGTTCTTAAGGCATCGGCATCTACAGCTGCGGCGGTTTTAACTGGGCCAGCCCGAACCGTTCCGGCATCTCGCCTGGACGATCGAGAATTTGTCTTTGTTGATCTCAGCTCTATGAATCGCATTTTGCATCACGAGCCTCAGGATCAGGTTATTTCGGTCGAAACCGGCATCACGTTACATGAATTGAATGCGTATTTAACGCCGTTCGGTCAATGGTTTCCGGTCAGCGCGCAGCCCCAAACAAGCTTGCTCGACCTCATTAACCGCGGTGATGGTGGACCACTAGAACACGGTTTCGGTGCTGTGCGTGATCTGGTCTTAGGGCTTGATGCAATCACTGGCAGTGGCATCGAGATCAAAACCGGTGGTATCGTTGTGAAGAATGTTACCGGCTACGACACTACCAAATTGATTGTCGGGTCGCATGGAACCCTGGCGCTGCCTTATGCTGCGCACTTGCGGCTTTATGCGCGACCCGAGAAAACAGCAGCAGTTATCTTTCACGGTGCAAGCGCGCAAGATTTGCTCTTGCTGGCAGGAGATCTGATTGGCGCTGATCTTTCGCTCGTTTGCTGCGAACTGTTAGACCTTTCGATTGTCAGAGAACCAGCAGTGCTTTCGGATGGCACGGCTAAATTGGCGCAGCGATGGAACAAATTCGGACTGATTGTGCGGGTTGCCGGTCATGATGAGTTGATTAAGGAATTGATTCCTCAAATTCGCGCTTTTAAACGAGAAGGCACCACCAACTCGGAACTTTCGTTTGATGACGCGGAGGCTCTCTTGCAGATTTGTGCAGCACCAGCTTTTCCCCGACTGGAGCTTTCCGCCAGCGTCTCTGAGTTTTCTTTGCTCCTTGCCGACTGGCTGAGAGCCGCTCCCGACCAAACTTTTCAGTATCGTGTTTCAACCGGGCGAGTTCTCTTGTATGCGCGCGACCTGACCCGGCTTTACGAGTTGAACGATTCGCTCAGATCATTTCTTTTGCGAAAGTCTGCACCGCATACAGTGGCGATGGCGGCATCTGAACTCGAGTACGAAATTGAATATCTGGGGGCGGATATAAAGAAGATCTCGCAAATTAAAGCTTCACTAAAGGAGCGTTTCGACCCGAGTGGCTGTCTAAATCCACTGGCAGTTCTGTGA
- the csaB gene encoding polysaccharide pyruvyl transferase CsaB, whose amino-acid sequence MADNSDKKLVLVSGYYGFGNLGDEAILEELTNELKKLISPSQIVVLSNNPQQTKDAFGVEAVDRWKPANLLPLLSRAALFISGGGGLFQDTTGIKSTIFYGCQILMVRALGRKVCVYAQGIGPLKGEAARVLAKLSLQQANFITVRDRDSQKLLEEWNIASLLTADPVWCLEQTDIPGRALDQIAQLKAKPGLTVGLSLRKATNFSDKQLDDLVAVMDRSLALDTKLLLLPLQMEQDIGPLNRFGEQWQAKGRYAEFLHTDEIERPSQWLAILSQLDLLVGMRLHALIMSLSSGVPVVGLAYDPKVRHVLTQFKQPILNLTKDGDGSGTFKEWLPTMQTAVATRQQLAANAREEAESAKKLACQNFELLAKILLHAK is encoded by the coding sequence TTGGCAGATAATTCAGATAAAAAGCTCGTACTCGTTTCAGGATACTACGGCTTTGGCAACCTGGGCGATGAAGCGATTCTGGAAGAGTTGACTAATGAGCTTAAAAAGCTCATATCGCCTTCGCAAATTGTCGTACTTTCCAACAATCCGCAACAAACTAAAGACGCCTTCGGTGTAGAAGCCGTAGACCGCTGGAAACCAGCCAATCTGCTGCCCTTGCTCTCTCGTGCGGCTCTCTTCATAAGCGGTGGCGGCGGGCTGTTTCAAGATACGACAGGGATCAAATCAACGATTTTCTACGGTTGTCAAATTCTTATGGTACGGGCGCTGGGAAGAAAAGTCTGTGTCTACGCCCAGGGCATCGGTCCGCTCAAAGGTGAAGCAGCAAGGGTCCTGGCAAAGCTGAGCTTGCAGCAAGCAAACTTCATTACTGTCCGAGACAGAGACTCTCAAAAGCTCCTGGAAGAGTGGAATATCGCCAGTCTTCTCACAGCCGACCCCGTCTGGTGCCTGGAACAAACAGATATTCCCGGAAGAGCACTCGACCAGATTGCCCAGCTGAAAGCAAAACCCGGATTAACAGTCGGGCTCTCTCTTCGCAAGGCAACAAATTTCAGCGACAAACAATTGGACGATCTGGTGGCTGTGATGGATCGGTCACTTGCACTCGATACTAAATTGTTGCTCCTGCCTCTGCAAATGGAGCAGGATATCGGTCCGCTCAACAGGTTTGGTGAACAGTGGCAAGCTAAAGGTCGGTATGCTGAATTTCTGCATACAGACGAAATTGAAAGGCCCAGTCAGTGGCTCGCTATCCTTTCGCAACTCGACCTGCTTGTCGGAATGAGACTGCATGCACTGATTATGTCGCTGTCGAGCGGCGTACCCGTCGTCGGTCTCGCCTATGACCCGAAAGTGCGACATGTACTGACGCAGTTCAAACAGCCAATCTTAAATCTAACCAAGGACGGTGATGGCAGCGGCACATTTAAGGAGTGGCTGCCCACTATGCAGACCGCAGTGGCAACTCGACAGCAACTGGCGGCGAACGCACGCGAGGAAGCCGAAAGTGCGAAAAAATTGGCTTGCCAGAACTTCGAGCTTTTAGCTAAAATTCTATTACATGCAAAGTGA